From Halanaeroarchaeum sulfurireducens, a single genomic window includes:
- a CDS encoding DUF2061 domain-containing protein, producing MRGRSWRPDVTLDGPDHSPLESLLKALVYRLFMIALTVIVAYAVTTDTTASLQIGLVANVIKTGTYYAYERIWDRLTFEGWFRG from the coding sequence ATGCGTGGGCGGTCGTGGCGTCCCGACGTCACTCTCGACGGGCCGGATCACAGCCCGCTCGAGTCGCTTCTCAAAGCCCTCGTCTACCGCCTGTTCATGATCGCGTTGACCGTGATCGTCGCCTACGCCGTCACGACCGACACCACAGCGTCCCTCCAGATCGGGCTCGTGGCGAACGTCATCAAGACGGGGACGTACTACGCCTACGAACGAATCTGGGACCGGCTCACCTTCGAGGGGTGGTTCCGTGGCTAG
- a CDS encoding ABC transporter permease produces MASRELTKPQLIEIGSVAVPLGLVRQIRRGLVGAGAFVIGWTLLARTVPDYLLPPPLAVLTAFAAELTTPATYTLLGVDVQLTEMLVVLLQSLAHYLPGLIMGVGLGAPLGLALGYSTRIDEYLSPAVSLLRPIPPLAWMGFVIVWVGIGHAGAAVIVAIGSFWITLFSAYGGVEELPEEWIEVGRSLGVESDLTMLRKVVVPGAAPSIFTGIRTSIGRSWMIVVAAELFGAPGIGYRIIHTAQSLSMDVSMAYMLALGLAYLGSDVGFRLLRGVVEP; encoded by the coding sequence GTGGCTAGTCGCGAACTCACGAAGCCCCAGTTGATCGAGATCGGATCGGTGGCCGTCCCGCTCGGACTCGTCCGCCAGATTCGGCGTGGCCTCGTCGGCGCGGGGGCGTTCGTCATCGGGTGGACCCTGCTCGCACGGACCGTTCCCGACTATCTTCTCCCCCCGCCGCTCGCCGTACTGACGGCGTTCGCCGCCGAGCTGACGACGCCGGCGACGTACACGCTTCTCGGGGTCGACGTCCAGCTCACGGAGATGCTCGTCGTCCTCCTCCAGAGTCTCGCCCACTACCTGCCGGGGTTGATCATGGGCGTGGGTCTCGGGGCGCCGCTCGGGCTCGCCCTGGGATACTCCACCCGGATCGACGAGTACCTCTCTCCCGCCGTAAGCTTACTGCGGCCGATTCCCCCGCTCGCGTGGATGGGATTCGTCATCGTGTGGGTCGGAATCGGGCACGCCGGGGCAGCGGTCATCGTCGCCATCGGCTCGTTCTGGATTACGCTCTTCAGCGCGTATGGCGGCGTCGAGGAACTTCCCGAGGAATGGATCGAGGTGGGACGAAGCCTGGGGGTCGAGAGCGACCTCACGATGCTTCGCAAGGTCGTCGTTCCGGGTGCCGCGCCGTCGATTTTCACCGGTATCCGGACGAGCATCGGGCGCAGCTGGATGATCGTCGTCGCGGCGGAACTGTTCGGGGCGCCCGGGATCGGATACCGCATCATCCACACGGCCCAGAGCCTCTCGATGGACGTGAGCATGGCGTACATGCTGGCGCTGGGACTCGCCTATCTGGGATCGGACGTCGGGTTCCGACTCCTCCGCGGGGTGGTCGAACCGTGA
- a CDS encoding ABC transporter ATP-binding protein, with amino-acid sequence MSSSRDLIAVENVSKRYESPDGIVAALEGVDLSVGAGDFVSMVGPSGGGKTTLLRLIAGLETPSSGTVLVDGEPVTGTGPDRGLVFQDATLFPWRTVAENVRFALEVDDTEPERARHRVEDLLSMVGLADRADSYPDELSGGMRKRVGIARALAPDPDILLLDEPFSDLDVATRETLQADLLEIWNRLGKTIVLVTHTVGEAVRLSDAVAIVRGQPGRIETVVDVDVGRPRRRGADGYGEYVREIRTSIRGDHSTDGIANKLDHRPN; translated from the coding sequence GTGAGTTCCTCGCGTGATCTCATTGCCGTGGAAAACGTCTCGAAGCGGTACGAGTCGCCGGACGGAATCGTCGCCGCCCTCGAAGGCGTCGACCTCTCCGTCGGCGCGGGCGATTTCGTGAGCATGGTTGGCCCCTCGGGTGGGGGAAAGACGACGCTCCTCCGGCTTATTGCCGGTCTCGAGACGCCGTCGTCCGGAACGGTGCTGGTCGACGGTGAGCCGGTCACCGGGACCGGGCCGGACCGGGGGCTGGTCTTCCAGGACGCCACCCTGTTTCCGTGGCGAACGGTCGCGGAGAACGTTCGGTTCGCCCTGGAGGTCGACGATACGGAACCGGAGAGGGCGAGACACCGCGTCGAGGACCTCCTCTCGATGGTCGGTCTCGCGGACCGGGCCGATTCCTACCCTGATGAACTCAGCGGTGGCATGCGAAAGCGAGTCGGGATCGCCCGTGCACTGGCCCCCGACCCCGATATCCTCCTGCTCGACGAACCGTTCTCGGACCTCGACGTCGCCACCAGGGAGACCCTCCAGGCCGATCTCCTGGAGATCTGGAATCGACTGGGGAAGACCATCGTGCTCGTGACCCACACCGTCGGCGAGGCGGTTCGGCTCTCCGACGCCGTCGCGATCGTCCGGGGCCAGCCGGGCCGAATCGAGACGGTCGTCGACGTGGACGTGGGTCGACCTCGAAGGCGTGGAGCGGACGGCTATGGCGAATACGTTCGGGAGATCCGGACGAGTATTCGCGGCGATCACTCCACCGATGGAATAGCGAACAAACTGGACCACCGACCGAACTGA
- the tsaA gene encoding tRNA (N6-threonylcarbamoyladenosine(37)-N6)-methyltransferase TrmO, with product MSLDALALAADRFGDRSLSYPYYRLQEAGHSVDIASPDGGPITGLHGVDFDADLPIGEVDPAAYDLLVLPGGYSSETIRRKAPEAIDIVSTFDDDGKPIASVCHGAQLLNSAGVVEGRRLACHPSIKDDIEASGGTFVNDAGVVDDNLITARDYSDVAEWLAAVLETVETRTSTDGGAAAAGSRGSDMTTVQSDDPNLRSIGTIHSPHTDQEGMPIQGAFSDSMGVVQVDPAYADGLLDVDGFSHLVLLYQFHEADSYDLQTEPFMEDDVHGVFATRAPRRPNPIGMSVVELENVSGNTLFVSGIDVIDGTPLIDVKPFVPEFNGVDDATIGWLEDAIGNERRRTADDRFVE from the coding sequence ATGTCACTCGACGCACTCGCACTCGCGGCAGACCGATTCGGTGATCGCTCGCTCAGCTACCCCTACTACCGCCTCCAGGAGGCGGGGCACTCCGTCGATATCGCCTCACCCGACGGCGGCCCGATCACAGGGCTGCACGGCGTGGACTTCGACGCCGACCTTCCGATCGGTGAGGTCGATCCCGCGGCGTACGACCTTCTCGTCCTTCCCGGCGGGTACTCCTCGGAGACGATCCGGAGGAAGGCCCCGGAGGCAATCGACATCGTCAGCACCTTTGACGACGACGGAAAACCCATCGCCTCCGTCTGTCACGGCGCACAGCTCCTCAACAGCGCGGGCGTCGTCGAGGGACGACGACTCGCCTGTCACCCGTCGATCAAGGACGACATCGAGGCGTCCGGCGGCACGTTCGTGAACGACGCGGGCGTCGTGGACGACAACCTGATCACGGCCCGCGATTACTCCGACGTGGCCGAGTGGCTGGCGGCTGTCCTCGAGACCGTCGAGACGCGGACATCCACGGACGGCGGGGCGGCTGCGGCCGGATCGCGGGGATCCGACATGACGACCGTCCAGAGTGATGATCCAAACCTGCGGTCGATTGGCACCATCCACTCCCCGCACACCGATCAGGAGGGCATGCCGATCCAGGGGGCCTTCTCCGACTCGATGGGTGTCGTCCAGGTCGATCCAGCGTACGCCGATGGCCTGCTGGACGTCGATGGATTCTCCCACCTCGTGTTGCTCTACCAGTTCCACGAGGCGGACTCCTACGACCTCCAGACTGAGCCGTTCATGGAGGACGACGTCCACGGGGTCTTCGCGACGCGGGCGCCCCGTCGACCGAACCCCATCGGGATGTCGGTCGTCGAACTCGAGAACGTCTCCGGAAATACGCTGTTCGTCTCCGGTATCGACGTGATCGACGGGACGCCGCTCATCGACGTCAAACCGTTCGTGCCGGAGTTCAACGGGGTCGACGACGCCACGATCGGGTGGCTCGAGGACGCGATCGGGAACGAGCGGCGCCGGACGGCCGACGATCGGTTCGTGGAGTGA
- a CDS encoding molybdopterin molybdotransferase MoeA produces the protein MEDAESVRGSGFVERTRVAEALDTLRAVTSVSTGIEVLPLGEADGRVLAETVESPRNVPDFPRAAMDGYAVRAEDTFGAAARSPATLVIDPDEPGVQRATWVHTGSPVPDPADAVVKTENAREVGDDVEITRAAAAGQNVSDVGEDVESGQHLFDPGHRLRPSDLAMLRSVGIDSVTVREHPSVAVIPTGEELVTENPGPGEAIETNGLMISSLVERWGGWARYRDVVTDDREALADAIEADLDADVIVTTGGSSIGKRDLLPAVVEELGELLVHGVALKPGHPVALGQVEDTPILMLPGYPVACIVNAWQFLRPVINWTTDTDPDEPARLDARLDRKVRSEPGIRSCVRVTVDDSGSEPVATPVHESGASILSSVSLADGWIQVPESIEGYDVDETVTVEFWEAHP, from the coding sequence ATGGAAGACGCCGAGTCTGTGCGGGGGTCGGGTTTCGTCGAACGCACGCGAGTGGCGGAGGCACTCGACACCCTGAGAGCGGTGACGTCGGTTTCGACGGGTATCGAGGTACTCCCCCTCGGGGAGGCCGATGGTCGCGTTCTCGCCGAGACGGTCGAATCGCCGCGAAACGTCCCCGACTTCCCCAGGGCCGCGATGGACGGGTATGCGGTACGGGCCGAGGACACGTTTGGTGCCGCAGCCCGATCGCCGGCCACGCTGGTAATCGATCCGGACGAACCGGGGGTGCAACGGGCGACGTGGGTCCACACGGGGAGTCCAGTTCCGGACCCGGCAGACGCCGTCGTCAAGACCGAGAACGCCCGAGAGGTCGGTGACGATGTCGAGATTACCCGGGCCGCCGCTGCTGGCCAGAACGTGAGCGACGTGGGCGAAGACGTCGAGTCGGGACAGCATCTCTTCGATCCCGGCCATCGCCTCCGGCCCTCGGATCTTGCGATGCTGCGGTCGGTGGGAATCGACTCGGTGACGGTCCGCGAGCATCCCTCGGTGGCAGTCATTCCGACCGGTGAGGAACTCGTCACCGAGAATCCCGGTCCCGGAGAAGCGATCGAGACGAACGGACTCATGATCTCCAGCCTGGTCGAGCGGTGGGGTGGCTGGGCACGGTACCGCGATGTCGTCACCGACGATCGGGAAGCCCTCGCCGACGCGATCGAGGCCGACCTGGACGCGGACGTGATCGTGACAACCGGCGGATCCTCGATCGGGAAGCGGGACCTTCTGCCGGCCGTCGTCGAGGAACTGGGAGAACTCCTCGTTCACGGCGTGGCGCTCAAGCCGGGCCACCCCGTCGCGCTCGGACAGGTCGAGGACACGCCGATTCTCATGCTCCCGGGGTATCCGGTCGCCTGTATCGTCAATGCCTGGCAGTTCCTGCGCCCGGTGATCAACTGGACGACGGATACCGATCCGGACGAACCGGCGCGACTCGATGCCCGTCTCGACCGGAAAGTGCGCAGCGAACCCGGCATTCGAAGCTGTGTCAGGGTGACCGTCGACGACTCCGGATCGGAGCCGGTCGCTACACCCGTCCACGAGAGTGGAGCGAGCATTCTGTCGAGCGTCTCGCTGGCGGACGGCTGGATCCAGGTCCCCGAGTCCATCGAAGGGTACGACGTAGACGAGACGGTCACCGTCGAGTTCTGGGAGGCCCACCCATGA
- a CDS encoding molybdopterin biosynthesis protein gives MTDRKQFRDLAEPSALHDAIDDLDIAAGTESVPLAEAGSRVVAERVDAGIDVPGFDRSTKDGYAVRARDTFDASEGDPVELSLVGTIEAGDPPDITVSTGEAVSIATGASIPRGADAVVPVERTTRESDEEDDIVSIRTGVAPGDNVMYSGEDVAVGDRAVGPGTVLTPRDVGLLAALGVESVPVVERPTVGIVSTGDELVRPGEPIDDERGQIYDLNTYATAAAVRAAGGRPEIFAHVEDDYDRMFDTLESAGERCDLVLSSGSTSASASDVLYRVIEDHGTLDLHGVAVKPGRPTIVGHIAETPYVGLPGNPVSALSIFRSFVASAIREAAGRPSESAPTLDGRMAAPKRYSEGRTYLLPVAVIEDADGDILVYPVDKGSGAITSLTEADGVVEMPPETEYLEAGGSVTVDLFSADTRPPTVLGIGESDPLFNRLLDRIDGPRYLPHGSREGRRRLRDGVPDFALLAEADAAAVSGETIGRFSREWGFIVSPGNPEGVAEPVDLLDVESFCNLSEASGLRSAFDSTLETIAEERDTTRAELAGGIDGYGWAVSGIRSPARRVAEGEATAGLGLRYAATELDVDFVPIGTQTLSVVAADERVEKEGMRRLRTVLETDSGELAPSMAGYDVSTD, from the coding sequence ATGACCGACCGAAAACAGTTCCGCGACCTGGCCGAGCCATCGGCGCTCCACGACGCCATCGACGACCTCGATATCGCCGCGGGCACGGAATCGGTCCCCCTGGCGGAAGCCGGCTCGCGGGTCGTGGCCGAGCGCGTCGATGCCGGGATCGACGTTCCGGGATTCGACCGCTCGACGAAGGACGGGTACGCAGTTCGTGCACGGGACACCTTCGACGCCTCCGAGGGCGATCCCGTCGAGCTTTCACTGGTCGGAACGATCGAAGCCGGGGACCCACCCGACATCACGGTCTCGACTGGGGAGGCCGTCAGCATTGCAACCGGTGCCTCCATCCCACGCGGTGCCGACGCAGTCGTTCCCGTCGAGCGGACGACCCGTGAGTCCGACGAGGAGGACGACATCGTTTCGATCCGGACCGGGGTCGCTCCTGGAGACAACGTCATGTACAGTGGCGAGGACGTCGCTGTCGGGGACCGGGCCGTCGGCCCCGGGACGGTGCTCACGCCACGGGACGTCGGTCTGCTCGCGGCCCTGGGCGTGGAGTCGGTCCCGGTCGTCGAGAGACCGACCGTCGGAATCGTCTCGACGGGGGACGAACTCGTCCGTCCTGGCGAACCGATCGACGACGAGCGCGGACAGATCTACGATCTCAACACCTACGCCACGGCCGCCGCTGTGCGGGCAGCGGGAGGTCGCCCGGAGATCTTCGCTCACGTCGAGGACGACTACGATCGGATGTTCGACACCCTCGAATCCGCCGGTGAACGCTGCGATCTCGTGCTCTCGTCGGGATCCACCAGCGCGAGCGCGTCGGACGTCCTCTACCGGGTGATCGAGGACCACGGCACGCTGGATCTGCACGGGGTCGCGGTAAAGCCGGGCCGACCGACGATCGTTGGCCACATCGCGGAGACGCCGTACGTGGGACTGCCGGGCAACCCCGTCTCCGCGTTGAGCATCTTCCGATCCTTCGTCGCGTCGGCCATCCGCGAGGCGGCGGGGCGACCGTCAGAGTCCGCACCAACCCTGGACGGTCGCATGGCGGCTCCGAAACGGTACAGCGAGGGGCGGACGTACCTCTTGCCGGTCGCGGTCATCGAAGACGCCGATGGCGACATCCTCGTGTATCCGGTCGACAAGGGCAGCGGCGCGATCACGAGTCTCACCGAGGCCGATGGCGTCGTCGAGATGCCGCCCGAAACGGAGTATCTCGAGGCTGGGGGCTCCGTGACGGTGGATCTTTTCTCCGCGGATACCCGCCCGCCGACGGTGCTGGGCATCGGTGAGTCGGATCCGCTGTTCAATCGCCTCCTCGACCGGATCGACGGGCCCCGGTACCTTCCCCACGGCAGTCGGGAAGGCCGGCGGCGCCTTCGCGACGGCGTCCCGGATTTCGCGCTCCTCGCTGAGGCCGACGCCGCGGCCGTCTCCGGCGAAACCATCGGTCGGTTTTCCCGGGAATGGGGGTTCATCGTGTCGCCGGGCAACCCGGAGGGCGTGGCCGAACCCGTCGACCTCCTCGATGTCGAGTCGTTTTGCAACCTCTCGGAGGCATCGGGGCTCCGGTCGGCTTTCGACTCGACCCTCGAGACCATCGCCGAGGAACGCGACACCACGCGGGCCGAACTCGCCGGCGGAATCGACGGCTACGGGTGGGCGGTCAGCGGCATACGAAGCCCCGCTCGCCGGGTCGCCGAGGGCGAGGCGACCGCGGGACTGGGGCTTCGCTACGCAGCGACCGAACTCGACGTCGATTTCGTCCCGATCGGAACGCAGACGCTCTCCGTCGTTGCGGCGGACGAACGCGTCGAAAAAGAGGGGATGAGACGTCTCCGAACGGTCCTCGAAACGGATTCTGGTGAGTTGGCTCCCTCGATGGCTGGATACGACGTCTCCACTGACTGA
- a CDS encoding radical SAM protein, whose amino-acid sequence MDVELAYGPVPSRRLGRSLGINNVPPKTCSYGCVYCQLGPTTMPSDERQSFYAPSDIESAVEERLAELDANGASVDTLTIVPDGEPTLDAQLGETIDLLDAFDADVAVITNGSLLHRESVREALSGADWISVTVDGGSAPIWRSVDRPHGSLSFETFTRGLRAFAREFDGTLTTETMLVAGTNDDRAAVESTADLVAEIDPETAYVAVPTRPPAEEWVEPPDEVTVVRAYERFDEQIDSVEYLIGAEGEAFGSTGELATDVLGITAVHPMRRSQVKTLVAEADADWSVIESLLETGDLLELEYGDETFYARPIDRERE is encoded by the coding sequence ATGGACGTGGAGCTGGCGTACGGTCCAGTTCCCTCCCGCCGTCTCGGACGGTCCCTCGGGATCAACAACGTACCGCCGAAGACCTGTTCGTACGGCTGCGTGTACTGTCAGCTCGGGCCGACCACCATGCCGAGTGACGAGCGGCAATCGTTTTACGCGCCGTCCGACATCGAATCAGCCGTCGAGGAGCGTCTCGCCGAACTCGATGCGAACGGCGCGTCGGTCGACACCCTCACTATCGTACCGGACGGCGAACCGACCCTCGATGCCCAACTCGGCGAGACGATCGATCTATTGGATGCGTTCGACGCCGACGTCGCTGTTATCACGAATGGGTCGTTGCTCCACCGAGAATCGGTACGAGAGGCGCTCTCGGGCGCCGACTGGATCTCGGTAACGGTGGACGGTGGGTCGGCACCGATCTGGCGCTCGGTCGATCGCCCCCACGGATCGCTCTCGTTCGAGACGTTCACGCGCGGACTTCGGGCGTTCGCCAGGGAATTCGACGGAACGCTCACCACCGAGACGATGCTCGTGGCCGGGACGAACGACGACAGGGCGGCGGTGGAATCGACGGCCGACCTCGTGGCAGAGATCGATCCGGAGACTGCTTACGTCGCCGTTCCCACCCGACCGCCCGCCGAAGAGTGGGTCGAGCCACCCGACGAAGTGACCGTCGTTCGGGCCTACGAGCGCTTCGACGAGCAGATCGATTCCGTCGAATACCTCATCGGCGCCGAAGGGGAGGCCTTCGGATCGACGGGTGAACTCGCGACGGACGTCCTGGGAATTACTGCCGTCCACCCAATGCGGCGATCCCAGGTAAAAACGCTGGTGGCGGAGGCTGATGCCGACTGGAGTGTCATCGAGTCGTTACTCGAAACGGGGGACCTCCTCGAACTCGAATACGGGGACGAGACGTTCTACGCCCGACCGATCGACCGAGAACGGGAGTGA
- a CDS encoding cation-translocating P-type ATPase, whose protein sequence is MVSETERGGETREWHELPVDRVLDALDTEEAGLSSSAAATRRETFGPNDIRREDTISPAEIFLSQFQDVLIYVLLVAALLSLAIGVLPGEGPNYVDALLILLILLGNGVFGFVQDYRAETAMEELRELASPEATILRDGERRVVDATEVVPGDVVVLEQGDSVPADARLIEATNLETNESTLTGESAAVTKGTDPVEAGTPLAERSNMVYMNTNAVRGRGKAVVVETGMNTEVGGIATQIQEAEDDRTPFQDEVDELGRRIGYGVLALIVLVVGVQLLFTQANWIVVVLTAVTLAVAAVPEGLPAVVTLTLALGSKRLVGKKALVRRLSVVESLGSVDTIVTDKTGTLTENQMTVRRITTGAKTYKVTGSGLDTDGDIHRNGERVDPATTAPVLRCGAYCNNAERAPESEDEAYYGDPTEVALLVAAEKAGIDRDASRVREVPFSADRKRMTVVVEASDDPIAYMKGAPETVLERCDRVLLEGEAVPLTDERREAIRERTEAFAADALRVLAFARKTVTDPSVDDAELEQGLVFLGLQGMIDPPRVGVDTAVTDCRDAGIRVVMATGDNLDTATAIGSQIGFDPDGAMTGADVDASSDADLRDAVESVEVFARVAPHHKVQILRALQSNDHRVAMTGDGVNDAPGVRTADVGISMGQRGTDVTKEASDLVLQDDNFLTIRDAVAEGRAIFDNIRKFVNLLLSANAGEVLTVFVGVLIGSLLFPERFAAHSNALILTPVMLLWINLVTDGLPALALGVDPKAPDILDRGPRASTESVIDKRVVVSILTIGTTLTVAGLAIFFETLATVESLIVAQTALFTFFVVSEMGIIQVIRRRFGNGPFSNRWLIAAVVGSLGLQALVLYTPVADLFDVYPVGRPIGMHILLAVGAVLLVNYALSVAYDRL, encoded by the coding sequence ATTGTGAGTGAGACCGAGCGCGGTGGGGAAACGCGGGAATGGCACGAACTTCCCGTCGATCGCGTTCTCGACGCCCTGGACACGGAGGAAGCGGGCCTTTCCTCGTCCGCTGCAGCAACTCGCCGGGAAACGTTCGGACCCAACGACATCAGGCGAGAGGATACGATCTCTCCCGCCGAAATCTTCCTTTCACAGTTCCAGGACGTGTTGATCTACGTCTTGCTCGTCGCGGCGCTCCTCTCGTTGGCGATCGGGGTGCTCCCCGGCGAAGGGCCAAACTACGTGGACGCTTTACTCATTCTCCTGATATTGCTTGGAAACGGGGTATTCGGGTTCGTCCAGGACTACCGCGCCGAAACGGCCATGGAGGAGTTGCGGGAACTCGCGTCCCCAGAGGCGACGATTCTCCGAGACGGCGAACGACGGGTCGTCGACGCGACCGAGGTCGTCCCGGGGGACGTCGTCGTTCTCGAACAGGGTGATTCGGTTCCGGCGGATGCCCGGCTCATCGAGGCGACGAATCTGGAAACGAACGAGTCGACACTGACCGGCGAAAGCGCCGCCGTCACGAAGGGGACCGACCCCGTCGAGGCTGGTACACCGCTCGCCGAGCGGTCGAACATGGTGTACATGAACACCAACGCGGTCCGGGGCCGGGGTAAAGCGGTGGTCGTCGAGACGGGGATGAACACCGAAGTCGGCGGGATCGCGACCCAGATCCAGGAGGCCGAGGACGACCGGACGCCGTTCCAGGACGAGGTCGACGAACTGGGCCGCCGCATCGGCTACGGCGTCCTGGCCCTCATCGTACTCGTCGTGGGGGTACAGTTACTCTTCACTCAGGCCAACTGGATCGTGGTCGTGCTGACCGCGGTCACGCTCGCGGTCGCGGCGGTCCCGGAGGGGCTGCCCGCGGTCGTGACGCTGACGCTGGCGCTCGGGTCGAAGCGGCTCGTCGGGAAGAAGGCGCTCGTGCGTCGTCTCTCCGTCGTCGAGAGTCTCGGTTCGGTCGACACCATCGTGACAGACAAGACTGGAACGTTGACCGAGAATCAGATGACGGTCAGACGAATCACCACCGGGGCCAAGACGTACAAGGTGACCGGTTCCGGGCTCGATACCGACGGCGATATCCATCGAAACGGGGAGCGGGTCGATCCGGCCACGACTGCACCGGTGCTGCGGTGTGGTGCGTACTGTAACAACGCCGAACGAGCCCCCGAATCGGAAGACGAGGCGTACTACGGCGATCCGACCGAAGTCGCATTACTCGTCGCCGCCGAAAAGGCCGGGATCGATCGCGACGCCTCACGCGTGCGGGAGGTACCGTTTTCCGCCGATCGAAAACGGATGACCGTCGTTGTCGAGGCCTCGGACGACCCCATTGCTTACATGAAGGGCGCGCCCGAAACCGTGCTGGAACGATGTGATCGCGTCCTCCTCGAAGGGGAGGCGGTCCCGCTCACCGACGAACGTCGCGAGGCGATACGAGAGCGGACCGAAGCCTTCGCGGCGGACGCCCTTCGCGTTCTCGCGTTCGCCCGCAAGACCGTTACCGACCCCAGCGTCGACGATGCCGAACTCGAACAGGGACTCGTCTTTCTCGGACTCCAGGGCATGATCGATCCGCCCAGAGTGGGCGTCGACACCGCCGTCACCGACTGCCGGGACGCCGGCATCAGGGTCGTCATGGCAACGGGGGATAATCTCGACACCGCGACGGCGATCGGCTCGCAGATTGGGTTCGACCCCGACGGGGCGATGACGGGCGCCGACGTCGATGCCTCGAGCGACGCGGATCTTCGGGATGCCGTCGAGTCAGTGGAGGTGTTCGCACGGGTCGCGCCCCACCACAAGGTCCAGATCCTCCGGGCACTGCAGTCCAACGATCATCGCGTCGCGATGACGGGCGACGGAGTCAACGACGCGCCCGGCGTCCGAACCGCCGACGTCGGAATCTCCATGGGCCAACGTGGCACTGACGTCACAAAGGAGGCCTCGGACCTCGTCCTTCAGGACGACAATTTCCTGACGATCAGGGACGCGGTCGCCGAGGGACGGGCGATCTTCGACAACATTCGGAAGTTCGTGAACCTCTTGCTGTCCGCGAACGCCGGCGAAGTGCTCACCGTGTTCGTCGGCGTTCTCATCGGAAGTCTCCTCTTTCCCGAGCGCTTTGCCGCACACTCGAATGCATTGATTCTCACCCCGGTCATGCTGCTCTGGATCAATCTGGTGACCGACGGACTGCCGGCGCTAGCGCTCGGCGTCGATCCGAAGGCACCGGACATCCTCGACCGGGGGCCCCGTGCATCGACCGAATCCGTCATCGACAAACGGGTCGTGGTGTCAATTCTCACCATCGGGACGACGCTCACCGTCGCTGGACTCGCGATATTTTTCGAGACGTTGGCCACCGTCGAGTCGCTAATCGTCGCCCAGACTGCCCTTTTCACCTTCTTCGTGGTGTCGGAGATGGGCATTATCCAGGTCATCCGACGTCGTTTCGGCAATGGCCCGTTCTCGAATCGGTGGCTCATCGCTGCCGTCGTGGGCTCGTTGGGACTCCAGGCGCTCGTGCTCTACACGCCGGTGGCCGATCTCTTCGACGTCTACCCGGTCGGTCGGCCGATCGGTATGCACATTTTGCTGGCCGTTGGAGCCGTCCTGCTCGTGAACTACGCGCTATCGGTCGCGTACGACCGTCTCTGA
- a CDS encoding lipoate--protein ligase family protein, giving the protein MTWTIIDEGRYSEPIQQALEPVLLDRVDAGEIGPTLRFWYRERPAALLGRFQDYSDEVATGYVEERNLDVVRRITGGGAMFVEPGAVITYSMYLPRSEVPSDVEESYAELDRWTIDTLRDLGIDVSHEPLNDIAHPDGKIGGAAQLRRENAVLHHTTMSYDLDIQEMLRVLRIGQEKVSDKAISSAEKRVARIGEYVDISRDDVIDAMVDTARNRFDVTERSLTDDELAAARRLADQKFSTSVWNEEL; this is encoded by the coding sequence ATGACGTGGACGATCATCGACGAGGGGCGGTACAGCGAGCCAATCCAACAGGCACTCGAACCCGTGCTCCTGGATCGGGTCGACGCCGGCGAGATCGGTCCCACGCTTCGGTTCTGGTATCGAGAGCGCCCGGCGGCGCTACTCGGCCGGTTCCAGGACTACAGCGACGAAGTCGCTACCGGGTACGTAGAAGAGCGCAACCTGGACGTGGTGCGACGCATCACCGGGGGTGGAGCGATGTTCGTGGAACCGGGGGCGGTCATCACGTACTCGATGTATCTCCCGCGATCCGAGGTTCCGAGCGACGTCGAGGAGAGCTACGCCGAACTCGATCGGTGGACCATCGATACGCTACGTGATCTCGGGATAGACGTCAGCCACGAACCGCTGAACGATATCGCACACCCCGACGGCAAGATCGGTGGCGCGGCACAACTCCGACGGGAAAACGCCGTCCTGCATCATACCACGATGAGCTACGATCTGGACATTCAGGAGATGCTTCGCGTACTCCGAATCGGGCAGGAGAAGGTCTCCGATAAGGCCATCTCCTCGGCAGAAAAACGGGTGGCACGAATCGGTGAATACGTCGACATCTCCCGCGACGACGTGATCGATGCCATGGTCGACACCGCGCGGAATCGATTCGACGTCACGGAGCGCTCGCTGACCGACGACGAACTCGCGGCGGCACGCCGTCTGGCGGATCAGAAGTTCTCCACCTCCGTGTGGAACGAGGAACTGTGA
- a CDS encoding cold-shock protein: MANGTVDFFHDTGGYGFITTEDADEDVFFHMEDVGGADLEEGQDIDFDIEQAPKGPRATNVERN; the protein is encoded by the coding sequence ATGGCAAACGGTACTGTGGATTTCTTCCACGACACAGGCGGCTACGGATTCATCACGACTGAGGACGCGGACGAGGACGTTTTCTTCCACATGGAGGACGTTGGCGGCGCTGACCTCGAAGAAGGACAAGATATCGATTTCGACATCGAACAGGCCCCCAAAGGCCCGCGCGCGACGAACGTCGAGCGCAACTAA